The genome window ATGTGTGCTGGAAGAGCTACGTGGACTCGCTCGACACCCTGCAGAAGGCGGGCAGTAACCTGCAGACGGGGGCGCCACACAACGAGTTGGTCAGCCACATCTCGGCCGCCATCACCTACGTGGGCCACTGCAACGACGCCTTCAGCCAGAACCCCGGCCTGGTGTCGCCGGTGGCGGACGTCACCAGCatcctaaagaagctcatcagcaaCAGTCTTGCCTTGGCCGTGAGCCTACAGTTCCACCACTAAGTAGTATGCATGCGTGTGGaacgtcgagagagagagagagagagagaggaagaaggagGGTGAAACGTGTTGACCATGCATGGAGGACGTAATCTTTATATGTGATTGTAATAACGGTGGATAATAAAGAGCCTGAAGGAGTTCCGATGCTAATTGTTTACGATTGCTTCATCTGGTTTGGCCTGTGATCATTTCTTTAAGCTAATGTTCCAAGAATAATTGCGAAAAGCTTTTAACTTGATTCTGCGATCTACTTATTTTATATTATCCACTACGGTAACCCAAGTCTGGGCGCAAGTCGTGGATTGGTGAGGCGCTGCGATGCAATAGTCAACGCCCTGCAGGCGAGTTAAAACACGCGAcaatgatttatggaatattagatgaataaaaataaattgcaaAAAATTCGCGGTTGCGTCATGCTGTCGTCTGCCCAAGTAAGCATGACGCCACGTTTGATGGTGACGTGTAGAGTTTAAACACTCGAGTAATTATATAGTTGACTTTGATATATTATGACGTGTCATAACCTCACATTAGATCGCTTCTCCTTAAGATGTCTCACGGAAGCTTTATGACGTGTCATAACCTCACATCAGATTGCTTCTCCTTAAGATGTCATAACCTCACATCAGATCGCTTCGTCCTTATGACGTGCATCATCCGATTGTACTCAATTCTTCCCATCACCATATGCTTCATTCTCGTCAATTTGAGAGGATTTCGTCTCATCGACTTCGTCTTTAATCGACATATCATAAAAAAAAGTTAGCATTGAAAGAGCACAGAATCCAGTGGTATTTGTAGGAACAATAAGTGCAAGTAGGTGAATATTGTATTTAATTTGTCTTATTCATATATCTTAAAAATACATTTCTTTCTCGATCGACATGGCTACGTCAAATCTAATCCTTTACTGctccttcttcttcatcatcatcttcttcctgaGACTTGACCTACCTTTTGCTGGTCTCAGAGCCCGGATGGCGATCTCATAGACTGCGTTCCCTCGCATCTCCAACCGGCTTTCGATCACCCCATGCTGAAAGGATCAAAGCCTTTGGTACGTAACTGTTCTATACCACGTCTTTAGATCACATCTTCACGTGTTGATAGTTCCGATCGAATGCTTACAGGATCCACCGGAGAGACCCAGATGCTACACCGGCGACGGTATGGCCGACGACTTCGTCCAGCTATGGACAACCTCCGGAGAGACGTGCCCGGAAGGAACGGTTCCGATCAGAAGAACCAAGGAGGAAGACATACTTCGCATAGAGAGGTTCGGCAGGAAGCCATTCGCGAGAGCACCGCAAAGCACCAACGTCAGTAACCACGAGGTTGACATCAATCCAACCAAATTTATTAAtagtatatatataacataatctgTACTCGAAATCATTGATGAACATTACTTCATGCAAGCAAGCCTATTAACTAACGAGGGGTTGACTGCACGATCTTGTGGGAAGAAAAATAGACCTCGACATTCAAATTGATAGTATATTATTTGCAGCATGATGTGAGTGGTTTGACAACATCAACGTTAAATGATGCGTATACTTATAATAATATTGCATGTTATCATCGAAATTATCTCTAGAAATCTATGCCATGCTTTTTATTCATGGGGTTAATTACAGTACGCGATCGGGCATATCGAGGGAGAACAAGACTACGGTGCACACGCATTGTTCAATGTTTGGGCTCCTCAAGTGGCCAACCGCGGTGAGTTCAGCTTATCGCAGTTATGGATCATCTCGGGAAATTTTGACAAGGATCTGAACACTGTCGAAACAGGGTGGCAGGTAATATTACCTACTACTTGATCAAGCCATGTATACATATAGTTCCATAAACCTAAAGAAAGAATAATATTTTCTGGAATTCTCTTTGTCACGAAAACTATATCTCATTCATAATTTCATGCGGTGTTATGAGTTGTCGATTTTAATTGTTTTGCTGTatgttggcaaaaaaaaaaaagagggagaatttttatttttatttttattttatcgaGAATGAATATTTGCAAGGTCTGATGGTTCAGTAGGTTTTGTTAATCTCATGTGGATTGAACTTTCTCGATCTGCTTTGACCAAAAACATGAAAAGGATTCATGTTTTGTTGTCGCTTGGATCTTTCTCAGGTGTATCCTGAGCTGTATGGAGATACACTCCCGAGGTTCTTCGTTTATTGGACGGTGAGGCTTCCTTCTGAGATCTGACCTTAAACTCATATCATCTACATTTAGTTTCTCTAATAACTATACGTTGAGAATCCTGCAGAACGATTCATATCAAAACACAGGCTGCTACAACCTCTACTGCTCGGGCTTCGTCCAGACCAACAACAGTGTCGCTGTAGGAGCAGCTATCACCACAACATCGACGTATAATGATACTAATCTGCAGTATGTGATCAGAATCACGGTGTGGAAGGTGAGTGATCTCCTCCTGCAAACACCAATCTACATCAGAACAATACAACGTGGCTGCTGGCTTGACATCTCATTCCCAGAACTGTGTTGAATCCTCGTGCTGTGACCCTTAGGATCAAAAGACTGGGAACTGGTGGCTGCAGCTGGGATCAACAGTTGTGGGATACTGGCCAAGCTTCTTGTTCAGTAACCTTGCAAGCAGTGGAACCATGGTGGAATTTGGTGGGGAGATCGTCAACACCCGTCCTTCCGGCAACCACACCGACACCCAGATGGGCAGCGGACACTTCGCGGAAGAAGGCTTCGGCAGAGCTGCCTACATCAGCAGCATACGAATCGTGGATTCGAACGACACACTGATCCCGGCGAGAAACCTCACCTACTACGCCGATAATCCGAACTGTTACGACGTACAAGGCGGTGTCGACAATtcaggggagagcttcttctactTTGGAGGTCCAGGAAGAAACGCTAGATGCCCATGAAAGACTAGAAGAGCTTCTCTCTCCAAACCACTCGTCATCATCATGTGTGTGGGTGCTGCTCCTTCCTTTTCCTTTAATAATGGTGAAGAAGACATGTATCTATCTTCTTCGCAACATCTAATTTCTGCTGTGGTTTGTCGTGGAAGTGTTCGCTTCGTTGAATAATGGCGAAGAAATTGTCTTCTTCGCGAGTCGAGGTTGGTTGTGAAGGTGTGGTCGCTGTCTTCGTGTCGTATGGGAATGGGAAGCAAGAAGAAATGGTCTGCAAAATAATCTAGTTCTATCAAATATATGTAATGTTGGCATACTAAAAGGTCTGCTTTGTTGTTTACGACTCTTTCTCGGGCCACATGACGACGGCAGAGATGAATTCCTATTACCAATTGATCCTAAAGAATAGTTTTCATTACCTCATATTATTCCATTCTGAAGTTGACCAGAAGAAGGCAATGGGACAGTAGTAAGTTCATAGATTAGGTCAAGATATCAACAAAGTACAACTTGGACACGAATGAAGCAACGACCTACGAAGAAGGAAAACAAATTTACTCATTAGTCTATTTACATTGGTGCTCAAGTTGCATCCAAATTTACATTATCAAGTCTAAGATGGATTGCATTGCAACAATAAAATGGTGTTTATCCACACAAAAAAAAATCCATGAACTCTGTGATGATAACTATGGTCGAGAATCATCAGCATCACTGTTGCTTGGACATGGTGTTAGGAATACAAAAAGGAAAAATCCTAATTACAACCATTGACTTGCATATTACATAGAGCAAAGATTCTGTGGGTCAGTCAAAGTGTTAACCACAGGAACAAATGAAAAAAATGCTACTTCAGAAATTTTCATCACCTGTTGCAACATTAGCTAAAGTAGGATCTAGAAAATTATCAGGAAGAAGCTGGGTTGACTGATGGATTCTAGGTTTGTAGACATCCACAATGACCATGTCTCTACCTTTTCAAACCAAGATCAACCCAAACTGGTTATAATGAACATGGTTTCATTAAAAGCATAGCACGACAAGATACAAAAGTCAAGCTACAATGACAAATCAAGGTAAAATCACCAGAAGTCAGTGGAACTACTTCTGCCGCTTGTAGATCTTGTGCAGAAAAGACTTCAAAACATCCTGAACTGCTTTGCTTGGCAGGGCTTCAATTGCAGATATAAGTCGTTCATAACTGGTCCGCTCATACTCGGAAAATACATTCTAAGTtacgaaagaagaaaaaaaatttaaataaggtCATCTGAAATCACAGATAATCAACCATTAAATGTAAGCTCTaattatttaagttaaaaaaagaaaagatacaacTATGAAATAATTGATGATTTTTCCTATAAATTTAGGTAGTGTTTTATCAAAGGTCATCGACATAATGCTGACCAATTTAATTCTGGTGCATGTTCCTGCATCTTAGTTCGATAATTGGATTATGCTTCACCTCATGTCATGCATGCAAATTTCTCTAAATGATAAACCCTACAGGTTTTGTAAGGTGATCTTGTTGAGTCATGTATACTAGGAATATTTGTGCAAGCCACCAGAAAAAGGTTGCCAAATAAGAGTTGGAACAACTTGTCACAACTGCAACTTGATCTTCTGTTTTATGACCAGATTTTGGTTCAATTAGGCTTGCATATGGGTGTCCAGTTTATAGAAATTTTGACCACCAATCCTAAAGACAGTCACTTTGAAGAATCCAATCCTATTAGTGTCTCTATCAGTTTGTTCGCATTCAGCTCACCGCTGCTCTTCTCTATCAAGTATATGGTATAACCACCTGTTCCGCTGCAATCGCCAAAGGGTTGCTCTTCAGATACAGCTGGCTTCACTCACCATTATGATGGCTCCAAGGCCACACAATTTAACTGTGATGCTGATTGATTGTCAGCTTCAGTGTGCTTAAATTTGACGATCCAATCATAGTCACCACCTTGATATTAAGGCAGTCATGGACCATGATTAACCTCAAAATATCTACTGTCCCCATTCTATTAAAACAATGCAAAGGCACATCCCTCAGACCAAAGACAATCTTCTATTTGGTCTTACAGGTTCTATTGAAAAGAAACAACCACATATCATATCATAAAAAAACTAGAAATGATTACACTCAGAATGTTCACTTACCAAAAAAGAACTTGGTAAGCCATTAGCTGGTGTTTTTCAAATAGTAGAAAGGTTCACTATTGACATGATACTCATAAAGGCATAGCATCAAATATGATTCCCTAAATCAACAGATGCTACGAGATTAAATGAACAATTACAGCTGCAACAATAAGTCAGCACAAAATCTAATTCTTGTATGTCAATCAACAGACTGATATTAATGCATGCTGTAGATGTGATTTTGGTGCTGAATTCGTTCCACCGAATCTAGTGTTGAAATTAAATCATATAGTTCAATATTTCCAGAGACTACATGAGGGTGAACTTGTCAAACCTGGAGATCAATATCTCTATAGATACTTTTCACTTTTGCAACACAAGTTGGATCAGATTTTCCATAGTTGTCCTGAAGATTAGCAATTTATAAACTCTGTTATAACTGATGGTACAGATATAGAAGGAATCAACTAGCCTTACCAACAAAAATTTTATTTGGCTCTCATTAGCACGTTCTAAAGCTTGAACTACAAGCCAAGAGCATTTAAAATCTTCAATGTCGGTTCCAATCTGTCAAAACTTAACAGAAATTAAGAGCACGAAATTCtagaaattaattatattaaccATTTGGAAAGAAAATTATAGGTAAACGTTTGCATATGTATAGAGATATTATGCATAAGCATTCACAAAATGATATTTCTTTTATGAATTTAAGTCACAAACTAGTCATTGCATTTACCTTCCCGATCACTTCAGGATCACCAAAGCAATCTAGGTAGTCATCCTGAAAGAGAAGTACTATTATAGATTACAGAAAGGTAATTCTCTTAGCAAGCCAAAGCAAATTGGTCAGGACCTATTTCACAAATTCCAGATTTACCTGTACTTGGAAATATGTGCCCATTTCAACAAGAATGTTCTTCACATCAACAAAATTGTCCAAATTTTCACCTGCCAATAGCAGTGCACACGCTACCTGAATATGGACAAGATATTTTTAAAGTTACCAAATAACAAACCATTTAGAGCTTTTATATTTAAAGAGTACAAAGTATGAGAAAAATAAAGAATGCACTAGAAAGAAATAAATGGAGTGATACAGGTACCACACATGCTTTCTGAAAGCTTGGTTCCCATAAGGTATGACAAAGAAAATCAGGCTTCTAAATATTACGTTTTCTTCAAAAACATTCCTGAAATCTCTGGTGTTATTGTTTGCATGGAAATCCCTAACACCCAAAACATGGTGCATGCAGACTTAACTATGAAAAACAAGAAAATATCGTATTACTTGATGCAGCTAACTCATTAACAATCTTGAACTTTTTTGACGTttttatccttgtcttcttcttgGAAACATTGTCACTCAATAGTTCAAGAAAGAAAAGGGTACTGAATCTACTAAACTTGCTAGATAAATATCCCATCATCTTCCTCATATTAGGTTGATGATGTTAGCCCTcaactcatgacataaaaatttgaTCCAACAAATTTGATGGACATGCAACTTTATAATCCACAAAGGCATCCTTGATCTCTGTGGTCCTGATACCTCAGGCAGTAGTACATGAAGCTTAGATACTAGATGAAATAGGATTTAAAAGGTTATTGATATCTTAGGAAATAGGGTAAATTATAGCCAATATGATGTTATATATCAGTTGGAAATAGATAACGTCGGAAATGATTCCAGAAGCGATTCCAGAAGTTTATTACAAGAAAACTGAATAATTGTTCAGGCCTGTCAAGTTTATTTTAGTCCCACCCACCAACTCAAAGAAAGCCAAAGTGCAGCAGGACCACTTTTGAACACAAGGAATTTTCTACCCcccaacaaaaacaaaaagaaaatatagtatgTTGTTGTAGAATATCGAGAAATATTGCTCCTCCAGTCTATATTAGTTCAATAATTAACAGATTTACAAGATGCTAAGAGGCTGAAATGCCATCTGAAGTATATAGATGTTTGACAAAGTGCAGCAAAAAGGCGAAGAAAAAAGGTTTGCCTAACAAAAAGGCTTGACAAGATTGTTGGAGTTAAACTTGCCACTACACTTAATGCAGCAAAAAGATAAAAGACGTCTCATTGTGATGGTTATGATTGCCTTATTAAAAAGCTACTAACTAGAATGGCATTTCAAACAAACTGAAGAATACTATTGTGTATATTATAAACTAAAATCCTGAAGAAAGCTGCATCTATTTTTATAGAACCTTTGAATACAATAAACTCTAAGCAAGTAGATCCAAAACACACTTCAAGAAATAACTTCTAAAGGAGGCTTAAGTAACCTATATGTTGCTTTAAATAGCAATTCACTTATACCCTGCCCCAAAGTACCAAAAATGCTAACACCATGTTGATGGTGCATATGCAATCATCTTGCACAAATTAAAGTAAATCACTGAATCTCAGAATAATGGATCAAAATATAAACTTCTCAAGGTTAGAAGCAGATTACACATGTGGAACTTCAGAAAGCAATATATGCCAAAATGCATAACTAGTTTACATGCATGGCATCAAGGTACTGGAGGGTTATTGAGAGAAAAGTATTGTTACTAGTTTTAACTATaacaaaaatgattaaaaaaaatataaaattagagCAACAGTAGAAGTAACAGATACATTGGAACAAGAAATATGGGCAGAAGTCTGACATGATCtgaatttttaatatttcatttaACTTACTGGTAGATAGAAGGAATAATAGGCAGTTTTGTATTGCACGATACGATTGTAACTGCATCCatccaaacaattgcaagattagcaagaacttaaaaacatgtTAGAGAATTCAATTAAGAACTGGAATCTAGATGAATAATAATAGTTACACTTCTAAAAAAAGACATTTTTACAGGACAATAAAGTTTCATATTAACATTTCCTGGATAatatttactatacaacaaatcaGCATGTAGGATATTGTACAATATTATTAACTAAACTAAGCTTTTCCACATACACTGTCATCGTGTATTTGGACAAATCCTTTTCTCCTTCATGAGTAGTAATGAGATCCAGCATCTGCCCTGAAGCTGTCTGAAACTCAACCTAACAGGACAGGGCACATATTAGTCCTAGAAGATATTGTCCGTGAGCTAaagcaaataataatatttataacaaTGGTTACCTCATTAAACAAATCAAGGAGATCTACGTAGTAAGGCTTTCCCTTAAAATGCCTTTTAAGAATCTGAGGAATGTGATTGCGAAGTAGGATTCCATCATTTACAGCAATAAGTCCAACCTATTACAAGAACCTATGGCAAGTTAATGGCTCTTCCTTGGAAAACAAGAAGGTAGTTATAATTTCACATACAAAAGACTAATGGAAGCATTTTTAAAttcatgaaaatataataaagctACAAGATCATGGTCTAAGCCACTAGAAATGAAAAAAGTGATATTAACAGGGCAATAGCACATAAACATTAGAAGAATGTTTTGCAGTTAATTTATTTCCTGAAATACTATTCGAGCATACAAGATTATTGGTCAAAGCCACTGAAGCATTTTCCAAAGCCAATATAACAAATTTGTATATTTCATAAAACAACATtttattgttacaaaaaaattgaAACTTACAGCATTTTTGCACCATGATTATTCTAATATATCGTAGATCATAAATAGAATTTTCAATCTCAAAGAAAGCCCACTGGATGAACCCAATCCAAACTAGACCACTTGATGAACCTAGTCCTTGACAGACCCCTTTCTCCACATGCAAAGCCAAATTTGTCTTGACACGTTAACCTGACCAACCCAAAGATATTGATTGGATTAGTGATTTTGGTTTCTCATATAGGTCATACTCCATCTCCACCTGATGTGAGCGGACTACTTATTTACAACTCTAACAATAAAATATCTTTGTGCTGGCACCACCTGAGTAATGTTTATTTCATCTGACCTGCCAAAAAAATGTTGATTCAGCTAGTGATAGTACCAactaataaataagaaaataaaatacagTGTAAGGGCTTCTAGATGGCTGGTTAATATCTAAAAACAATTACAAATTTAAATCCACAAGTGACACCACTCATTGATCAAGGATGATAAGATAATGCACTCATGCTGAATTCATATCAAATGTCCAAGAATTTTGCTAGAAGTATTAGTTCCTTAACTACTTTAGTTTTGGTATGTTGAGAagcagaaataaaaaatataatgaccCTATTTCAAAACTCACTAGATAATTCAACAATATATATGTGAAAGATGGTTAATGTAGTTGCACAGCTCTTTTATTCCTAAAATTTCAAATGATCAGTGTGAAACAGATCATAAATAAGTTTCTTTGGCACTTAAAAATCAACAATAAAAAGGTCAAAGCCAGTAATCATATTTGAACATGGTGGTTATTAGGAAGTTTTGCAGTCGATTACCTCGCATGAGTAGCTGGCCCAGTGGCTTGCACATGAGGCTTCAAAGCATATTGTCATGAACATTTAAGTTCATTTGTATAAATAAAGATTCTAAAATCAAACTTATCATTATCGGTAGATCAATTGCAACTAAATGTATACTTTCAGCAAGTTAAATAAGAAAGCATCTATCAAAATTGGTTCAAGAAAGAAGGGTTTTTCTGAATGAATAGTATATGCttatattttcttttcaaagaagaGGCCAAAAagatggggagagagagagagagagagatgtgttaTAAGCCATGAATAACTGATTTTGGGAGTGAGTTAACCAGCAAGCAACAGATCCATGAGTGAATCAGCCAAATTTTATAAGTCCATTAACTTATATTTCAGGAACAGTAAATACCAGGTTAGTCACCTCAAATACCTTAAGAAAAAGTCACTTCACTGTGAAATGTAGAAAAGGAAttagcaaaaataaaaaatataaagagagAGATGATTGAGTAATAGCACAAAAGAAAAGTCACATTCAGAGTGGACATATCTGAGTTCAGCTCAGATGGAGCAAATTTTGTTAGCCAACCAATTTATGGATGAACACGTGAGATATCATTTAAATAAAATTCTATGTTTAACCAAAATAACTAACCTTAGGAACTCTAAACCAACATAGCTGACCACGTCTAGTGTGTGAGTTATCCATGATATCATCAAGGACTAGAAAATATGCTTGAAGCTGCAAATTTAGTAAAGAATATTTAGATTTCAGACATTAAAACAAgtaaaaaatatttcttcaacATTTAAATAATGTAGAACATGAAGAACAAAAGAACTCTACCCATTCAATACACCAACCAAGGGCACATCCAAGAAAGACTTCTTCATTACTGAGTTGGGTTCCTTCTTTAAGCAACTTGTAGCTATCAATGACAGAGATTCCACGGTTCAGCTTGCCTACAAAATGATAGTTGCCAAATGAAGTGCTGTTGGAGGATATATTTGCACATTTACTTTCCATATGAAAGCATTTGCTCACCTCCAGGTACATTGTAGTCCAGCATCTGTaacaagaaaaaaacaaaggaaTAATTATCATTCAGATATCAGATAAGATAGTTTGGACAGAGAGGTGATAAGCTAAAACTGTTCTAAATAAGAACCAACAGGATAATAACTTAGAAACATGCTAGTACTTACAGCAAATATTCCAGTCAATACAGAAACCAAGTAACAAAGCAAAAGATATGATAATAAGCTCTGACCATTTGTTCATTGAAAAACTGAGATCAATcagaaaaaataatttatgataGTACTAACATATAATTAAACATATCCCACGCTGATAAGATTTTGACCAAAAAGAACAAAGGCACGTACCTCAAAATCAATCCATATTTTCAGGGGGAAAGAAACAGAGAAGTATAACAAATGTATGCAACAAGATTTAAACAAGAATGACCATCCTTTTCAGAGCTTAGTTTGAAAAGGCTGAAACTGACCCATATGGATTAGTTCCAATTTCAGAAAAGTCCAAAGGTCCAAATAGTAGCAAGGTTGACACACAATAATGGCTTAGTTTTGGCTGGATTGGTTTGAAATCCTGGAGGATCGGTTTTCAGGTTGGATTCAGCTGCTTCAGTCGTGGCAAATAGGTCTTGAATAATCTGATTAAAAATCACACAGAAGGGTAAGGTCACAAATGTATTTATCCGTTCTGGCCTGTAACTTTCCAAGTCTTCATTGTTCATAATTCATACACACTTCTTAGTTCATAGAATACCAATAATGTCAGAAACTTGCATCTAACATCATTTTTAACACTTCAGATACCTCCCTTTAATTTTTTGCTTATCTCACACGGTTTCTTTATCCACAAATTACAAATTTAGAACCATAAAACTTATCTTAAAACTCTTAATCACCACAATCATCCAAATGATTCTCTCCATCGACCAAAAccaattttcaaaatcttcttatTAATATCTCATAATTGACAACATAAGTTACAAATGTGGAAATCTTGGAGAAGAAATGGCCCCCGATCACACaaatccaacttaatcaacagaaGGAATCCTCCAATGATCCTTGCACCCTCCGAATACTTGCTTTCTCAACAGGGACCTCTGAGCTGGATTCCTAAACCAAAATTGTATTCAAGACAAACCATTTAATGCAATGCTTCTAATAGTTGCTAGAAACTTGGTCCAAGTGCATTGCAACAAAAGTTCAACCATATCAGGCACCTGCACCTAGCCCAAATAGCAGAGTAAGGTTATTATACATAGCAAATAAGGCAAAAGCGAGATATTTCGGAGGTCCTAAACCATTGAAGATCCCATTCAAGATGTCAAGAGGCTAGGCATTGGGGTAAGATCTCCACAAATAAAATCCCAAATCTGACCGAACTCGTCTATATATGAAACGTTATGATTAGAAGTACCCTGTCGATCCATTGACGAGCCTCGTCGGTGTAGTCGAAGGCGGCATCTTCGAAAAGCTCCGACTTGAGGCGACCGTAGACCTGGCGGAAGGTCGCCTTCAGATCACCTTCATCTCCGACCACCATCGCCCCGCGCGTCCCTGCCGCCGCCATTAATCGCCACCACTACGGGATCGCACAACCGAAGCAGAGGGTTGGGAGAAAGCAAGCCATCGAGTACCTAACATTCATGCACAATCGGAGGGGGGACGCATCAACGAAGTACCAAAATTACCCTACTAGATCCCTTTTATTACCTCATTGGTGCGCGAACCCGGTTTGGCTGGGAGCGGTTCGCGCGGCTACACGCGGGTCCCTTGATGAACCGGGTTCGCCTGGGTACGAAGGGGACAAAGGATGCCAGCGGTGGGGAATGGCACAGCGTAATACAAAGGTGGGCTGATGGCATGACGGTTATTTAACGATGGCAGCTCCATGCAGCAACCCACAGCATGATCCCTTCTATTGCCTCATTCATGAGCGAACCCGGTTTGTCTGGGAGCGGTTCGCGCAGCCACAGCCGGGTCCCTTGATGAACCGGGTTCACCTGGGTATGAAGGGGACAAGGGATGCCTGCGGAGGGAATGGCACAGCAGTAATACAAAGGTGGGCTGATGGCGTGACGGCGATTTAACGAGAGCAGCTCCATGCAGCAACCCACGACACGAGTTGAGTCGGGACGCCAAAGACGGGTAGAGCTGTGCGGACGTGAGCAACCCGCGTGCTCGCACATTTCCATATCAGGAACGGGTATCGCCCAAACTTAGGTCCGGACTTAGGTTACGACTTCGGGCGTGGCGCACATCGGGAGCCGCTCTTCTCGTTCCTTCTAGTCTCGTCCTAGGTTGCGACGTGAGGAGTACACGTGGTCATTACTTGGCTCTCTACTTAACCAATTAGAAATTGCAAACATAGACTGAACGAAAGTCACAACGAATGTTACGAATcttgtaaaaataattttaatttttttagtaacTTCATGAATTATTTACTCACCAAAATTATTTGATTTTCCAAAAGATAATAAATCAAATCTCGACCAGTTTGAATCAAACTAGTGAagcttaacat of Musa acuminata AAA Group cultivar baxijiao chromosome BXJ2-3, Cavendish_Baxijiao_AAA, whole genome shotgun sequence contains these proteins:
- the LOC135606605 gene encoding protein neprosin-like; amino-acid sequence: MLKGSKPLDPPERPRCYTGDGMADDFVQLWTTSGETCPEGTVPIRRTKEEDILRIERFGRKPFARAPQSTNVSNHEYAIGHIEGEQDYGAHALFNVWAPQVANRGEFSLSQLWIISGNFDKDLNTVETGWQVYPELYGDTLPRFFVYWTNDSYQNTGCYNLYCSGFVQTNNSVAVGAAITTTSTYNDTNLQYVIRITVWKDQKTGNWWLQLGSTVVGYWPSFLFSNLASSGTMVEFGGEIVNTRPSGNHTDTQMGSGHFAEEGFGRAAYISSIRIVDSNDTLIPARNLTYYADNPNCYDVQGGVDNSGESFFYFGGPGRNARCP
- the LOC135608403 gene encoding farnesyl pyrophosphate synthase 1-like isoform X1, producing MAAAGTRGAMVVGDEGDLKATFRQVYGRLKSELFEDAAFDYTDEARQWIDRMLDYNVPGGKLNRGISVIDSYKLLKEGTQLSNEEVFLGCALGWCIEWLQAYFLVLDDIMDNSHTRRGQLCWFRVPKVGLIAVNDGILLRNHIPQILKRHFKGKPYYVDLLDLFNEVEFQTASGQMLDLITTHEGEKDLSKYTMTVYNRIVQYKTAYYSFYLPVACALLLAGENLDNFVDVKNILVEMGTYFQVQDDYLDCFGDPEVIGKIGTDIEDFKCSWLVVQALERANESQIKFLLDNYGKSDPTCVAKVKSIYRDIDLQNVFSEYERTSYERLISAIEALPSKAVQDVLKSFLHKIYKRQK
- the LOC135608403 gene encoding farnesyl pyrophosphate synthase-like isoform X2, with amino-acid sequence MAAAGTRGAMVVGDEGDLKATFRQVYGRLKSELFEDAAFDYTDEARQWIDRMLDYNVPGGKLNRGISVIDSYKLLKEGTQLSNEEVFLGCALGWCIEWLQAYFLVLDDIMDNSHTRRGQLCWFRVPKVGLIAVNDGILLRNHIPQILKRHFKGKPYYVDLLDLFNEVEFQTASGQMLDLITTHEGEKDLSKYTMTVYNRIVQYKTAYYSFYLPVACALLLAGENLDNFVDVKNILVEMGTYFQVQDDYLDCFGDPEVIGKNVFSEYERTSYERLISAIEALPSKAVQDVLKSFLHKIYKRQK